The window GCGAGCACCGCGGTGAGCTTGCGGAGGGCCTGGCTCATGAGCCGGGCCTGGAGGCCCACGTGCTGGTCCCCCATCTCCCCCTCAATCTCCGCCCGGGGGACCAAGGCGGCCACCGAGTCCACCACGATCACGTCCACCGCCCCCGAGCGGGCGAGGAGCTCCACGATCTCCAGGGCCTGCTCGCCCGTGTCGGGCTGGGAGACCAGGAGGTCCTCCACCTGGACGCCGAGGCGCTGGGCGTACAGGGGGTCCAGGGCGTGCTCCGCATCCACGAAGGCGGCCACCCCGCCCCGCCTCTGGGCCTGGGCGATGATGGTGAGGGCGAGGGTGGTCTTGCCCCCGGACTCGGGGCCATAGATCTCCACGATCCGCCCCCGGGGGATGCCGCCGATCCCCAGGGCGAGGTCTAGGGCGAGGGAGCCGGTGGGGATCACGTCCACCTGCTGCTTGGGCATCTCGCCCAGCCGCATCACCGCCCCCTTGCCGAACTCCTTCTCAATCGCCTTCAGGGCGTTCTCCAGGGCCTTGCGCTTGCTCTCGTCCATGCTCACCTCTCAGGGAAAACTTCTCCAAAACGGTGTACACCGGCCCCTTGGGCTTAAGCTCCGAGCGCACCAGGGCGAAGCCCTCCACCGGCCACTCCAGGCCGAAGAGGACGGGGGGCACCCGGGGCGCCGGGGCCTTCCTGCGGGCCAGGGTGATGTGGGGCTTGAAGGGCTTGTCCCAGCCAGGGATCCTCACCGCCTCCTCGCCCAGAAGCTCCTCCACCCCGGCGCGAAGCCCCTCGGCGAGGCGGAGGAAGCCCTCGGCCTCCGCCTTGGCGAACCAGACCCGGGGGGTTCCTTCGTTGGGGAAGTAGCCCGTCCCGCGAAGCCGCGCCCGGAAGGGGGCCTCGAGGCGGGCGAGCCTGTGGCCCAGGGCCAGGTAGTCGGGAAGCTCCTCCTCGGGCCGCTCGCCCAGGAAGAGGAGGGTCAGGTGGAGCTGGTGGGGAGGGACGGGCTTCCAGCCGCGAAAAGGGCGGACCTTGGTCTGGGCTTCCACCAGGGCCGCCCGGACCTCCTCGGGTAAAAAGACCGCGTAGAAGAGCCTCATGTCACAAGGAGCGCCAAAGCCGCGTAGACGCTTCTTAAGCGCACGGTCTCCCGGTCTCCCGGGAAGCGGTAGCGCCGCACCTCCGCGCCCGTGGGGCCCGCCAGGGCCACGTAGACCGTGCCCGGGGGCTCTCCCTCCAGGGGGTCCGGCCCCGCGACCCCGGTGGTGGCCAGGGCGTAGGTGGACCCGAAGAGGGACCGCGCCGCCTCCGCCATAGCCCGGGCGGTCTCGGCGGAGACCGTCCGGGAGAGGAGGTCCTGAGGCACCCCGAAGCGGGCCTTGGCCCCTACGGAGTAGGATACCACGCCCCCCAGATAGAAGCGGCTCGCCCCCGGCACGCGGGTGATCTCCGCCCCCAGAAGCCCCCCGGTGAGGCTCTCCATGGTGGAAAGGGTGGCCCCCTCCCGCTCCATGCGCCTTTTCACCGCCTCGGCGAGGGTCATCTCCCCCTCGCCCCAGACCTCCTTAAGAAGCTTTTTCTTGATCCGCTCGGCGAGCTCCGCCACCCGGTCCTCCCGGCCCCGGACCACCACCTCCACCCCGTGGACCTTGGGGTAGGTGCCCACCTCCACCTCCTCCCCCCGGACGAAGAGGGGGCCAAGCCGCTCCACGATCTCCGACTCCCCGATGCCCCAGGTTTTCAAGACCCTTTCGGCGTAGGGCCTTCGCGGCAGGCCCAGGCGGGGCAGGACCTCCTGCCACATGGGGCGCCACTCGGGAGGGGGCCCGGGGAGGAGGACCAGGTCCTTGCCCCCTTTGCGCACCCACCACCCGGGGGCGGTGCCCCGGGGGTTTTTGAGCCAGGTGGCGGAGGGGATCCGCATGGCCTGCTTGCGGTTGGCCTCGGGCATGGCCCGGCCCCGGGCGCGGAAGAAGGCCTCAATCTCCCCAAGCACGGCCTCGTCCAGCTCCAAAGGCTCCCCCAAGGCCAGGGCCACCGCCTCCCGGGTCACGTCGTCCGGGGTGGGGCCGAGGCCGCCGGAGAGGACCACAAGCCTGGCCCGGGCGAAGGCCTCCTCCACCTCCCGGGCCAGGGGCGCCACCTCGTCCGCCACCCTCAGGGTCCTCTCCACCTTGAGGGCGTAGGGCTTGAGGCTTCTTGCGATCTCCGCCGTGTTGGTGTCCAGGGTCTCCCCGTAGAGGAGCTCGGTGCCTACCCCGAGGATCTCTGCCCGCTCCATGCCGCCTCCTTAAAGGGGAGGGCCTCCACGCGGTACCGCCCCCCGCCTCCTTCCACCTCCGCCCCCACGGGCACCTCCTTCCGCACCACGGCGAGGCCCAGGAGGCCGAAGGGGGTTTCTAAAAGGCGCTTCGCCTCGCCCACGCGCTTTCCCTCCAGGGTGAGGGCCGCCGGGGCCTCGCCCCCCTCCAGGGCCCTCAGGCCCACGAGGCGGTAGGGCACCTCCTTTCCCTCGGTC of the Thermus thermophilus HB8 genome contains:
- a CDS encoding CinA family nicotinamide mononucleotide deamidase-related protein, encoding MERAEILGVGTELLYGETLDTNTAEIARSLKPYALKVERTLRVADEVAPLAREVEEAFARARLVVLSGGLGPTPDDVTREAVALALGEPLELDEAVLGEIEAFFRARGRAMPEANRKQAMRIPSATWLKNPRGTAPGWWVRKGGKDLVLLPGPPPEWRPMWQEVLPRLGLPRRPYAERVLKTWGIGESEIVERLGPLFVRGEEVEVGTYPKVHGVEVVVRGREDRVAELAERIKKKLLKEVWGEGEMTLAEAVKRRMEREGATLSTMESLTGGLLGAEITRVPGASRFYLGGVVSYSVGAKARFGVPQDLLSRTVSAETARAMAEAARSLFGSTYALATTGVAGPDPLEGEPPGTVYVALAGPTGAEVRRYRFPGDRETVRLRSVYAALALLVT
- the thpR gene encoding RNA 2',3'-cyclic phosphodiesterase, which gives rise to MRLFYAVFLPEEVRAALVEAQTKVRPFRGWKPVPPHQLHLTLLFLGERPEEELPDYLALGHRLARLEAPFRARLRGTGYFPNEGTPRVWFAKAEAEGFLRLAEGLRAGVEELLGEEAVRIPGWDKPFKPHITLARRKAPAPRVPPVLFGLEWPVEGFALVRSELKPKGPVYTVLEKFSLRGEHGREQAQGPGERPEGD
- the recA gene encoding recombinase RecA, whose amino-acid sequence is MDESKRKALENALKAIEKEFGKGAVMRLGEMPKQQVDVIPTGSLALDLALGIGGIPRGRIVEIYGPESGGKTTLALTIIAQAQRRGGVAAFVDAEHALDPLYAQRLGVQVEDLLVSQPDTGEQALEIVELLARSGAVDVIVVDSVAALVPRAEIEGEMGDQHVGLQARLMSQALRKLTAVLAKSNTAAIFINQVREKVGVTYGNPETTPGGRALKFYASVRLDVRKSGQPIKVGNEAVGVKVRVKVVKNKLAPPFREAELEIYFGRGLDPVADLVNVAVAAGVIEKAGSWFSYGELRLGQGKEKAAEALRERPELLEEIRAKVLERSDQVVLAAGEDEGE